The sequence AACATGATCAGTCCATTCTGGATAAGGCAAGTTCTCATTTAACAGGTGCAGGACAGATTGCGAATTTCCGTGAAACTTTGCCAGAGCAGTCCAGGCAATCGGCTTGTGGCAATATGGTGTGTTTCGTAAGCTCAGCTGCCAAACAGGGTCATTTATAAATAACAGGGAACCCAGTAGAACTTTAAAATCCCGAACAGCTTCTGTAGCGAAAAATCCTCCACCCACAACTAGGTGCGCGTTGATGCCTGCCTCATCGCACCACTCCTTTATTAAGTGAGCTTCCTGATTTGTACGGGTTAGAATCGTTATGTCCCCGGATTGCCTATCACGTTCCGATCTAATGTGCGCTATTACCCGCTCTATAAACTTATTTGCGGTTCGCCAAAGATAAACTCGATCAATGACCAGTTCCCCCTGTCCCTTATTATTCATACCAATCAAACGATCAGCTTCAGAATAAACAAGGTGTTCCTGATCACCCCAAGATTTGAAAAATAGGTTTAACTGTTCCAGAACAGCCTGATGTGTTCGATAATTTTTCTTCAGTGGTAGCGTTCGAAGTAACTCTCCTATTTCATGCAATCGATCTTCTAATGTCTGAAATGCAGTTTCATCGGCTCCACGGAACCGATAAATACTTTGCTTAATGTCCCCTACAACAAACAAAATAGACTTAAATGCCTGTTGTAGTACTACAGCCAATCTAATCTGAGTCTCATCCGTATCTTGAAACTCATCAATAAATAGATATTTAATTTTATTACTCAAGTTCTCGAACGACACATTTTCACGAGAGATTAAATCGATTTGACGAGTTAGATCATTCAAGGAAATCGCATTTTCATCACGCTTTATCTTCTGAAACTGCTCTTCACCAACCGAGAACAGGTCTCTAAACAATTGATTGAAATTTCTCGAAGAGCTGTCAGCCTCGCCCCATTCTAATGCGCTAACATCCTCGCCCACGAAACCTTTCTTCTCCATCTCCTCCCAAAATGAAGCGATTTGTTCAACAAGTTCGTACATCCGATAACCGCTCAACTTAGAGGCAATAGAATTGTTCTCAACCTCATTCGTCCAATACTCATCGAGAAACCTCTCGATTAACGCTCTCCTTTCCAAAATAAAAGATCGAATCTGTACTTCCTGACCAAACCCAAGAACAGCCCCCATTTCTTTCAAGAGCTTTTTTGCGAACGAGGAAATCGTGGAGATTTGCATCCTTCCGGCCTGTTCCATTCCACGAAGGTATATCAACTTACCTGTTAATTTGTAACGAGTATGAAAAACATTCCGCAATTTATGGAACATGTGCTGTGCTGCATCTTTTGTAAACGTCAGCAAGACAATTTGATCAAGAGCAACATTCGTGGTGTGTAGCAAAAACAAGATCCGTTGCATCATAACTGTTGTTTTTCCAGTACCTGCGCCCGCCATGACCGCCAGATGTTTGTCAGCAGGACTGTGTTCAACCAAGTACTGTTCCAGATTAAAATCCGGGAAATTGTAAGCGAGCTCTATCAGACGCTCTTTGTCATCCTCCGTCATGATTCCGTCGATAATCGTTATAGACTCGCTTGAATTAAGTGGCGTTTCAAATTCATATTGAAAAAGTAGTTCCCCTTCGTACAAATCCGTTGCAGTTGACCACGAATGCCCAGATACACTCGAAAGGATATAGACCTTGATTCCCTTTCGCAGGAGTTCCACTATTTCAGCTTCTGACAAAATCCCGTGAGAATTTCCAACAGTATATATAAGTAAAGAATGCCTTGGTGATTCGGTAGTAATTAATGCAGTAGTCATGACTTCTCCTGCCTTTGATTTTTATTCCATCCAAAAACATATTTCGACATCACAACTATTTCCCCCTCCAATTCGACTTAAATGATCTCTTTGCTAAATCATTCAACAAAAAAAAGACCGCCATAGGAATGGCAGTCTCTACGTGAATATATCTATATTCTCTAATCAATAACAAACACGTTCACATCCTGCCGTCCGAACTGGATCGCAGCGGTGTAGCTGTCCTTGAAGAGGTCCACGCGGGCTGCCTTGATATCGCCTCCCGTGTCCCCTGCGATGCCGTAGCCGTAGCCTGGGATGTACAGATGCGACCCGAGTGGGATCTGGGCCGGGTCGACTGCGACGAGACCTTCACGCACTTGCAATCCGATGGAGGAAAGAGCCCCACTGTGGGTGTAGGCGGTGGCAACAGCGCCCTTTTTATCGAAGAAAGGCAAGTTGCCACGCGAAACCGGGATGAGGTTCGTGCCCTTAGGATGCGGAACCAGCGAGCGGGACAGGAAAGCCACGACTTCTTCGCGAGTCGCGGTGTCTTGCGGTTTGATCTCGTTGGCACTTCTGCCGGACAACATGCCTTGCTG comes from Tumebacillus amylolyticus and encodes:
- a CDS encoding UvrD-helicase domain-containing protein, coding for MTTALITTESPRHSLLIYTVGNSHGILSEAEIVELLRKGIKVYILSSVSGHSWSTATDLYEGELLFQYEFETPLNSSESITIIDGIMTEDDKERLIELAYNFPDFNLEQYLVEHSPADKHLAVMAGAGTGKTTVMMQRILFLLHTTNVALDQIVLLTFTKDAAQHMFHKLRNVFHTRYKLTGKLIYLRGMEQAGRMQISTISSFAKKLLKEMGAVLGFGQEVQIRSFILERRALIERFLDEYWTNEVENNSIASKLSGYRMYELVEQIASFWEEMEKKGFVGEDVSALEWGEADSSSRNFNQLFRDLFSVGEEQFQKIKRDENAISLNDLTRQIDLISRENVSFENLSNKIKYLFIDEFQDTDETQIRLAVVLQQAFKSILFVVGDIKQSIYRFRGADETAFQTLEDRLHEIGELLRTLPLKKNYRTHQAVLEQLNLFFKSWGDQEHLVYSEADRLIGMNNKGQGELVIDRVYLWRTANKFIERVIAHIRSERDRQSGDITILTRTNQEAHLIKEWCDEAGINAHLVVGGGFFATEAVRDFKVLLGSLLFINDPVWQLSLRNTPYCHKPIAWTALAKFHGNSQSVLHLLNENLPYPEWTDHVEMLAFMPVLSVIRKIIDTAKPIEVYYQQQLERLRDFNSDLDICEREARLLSMQYQKNLNHLLELLHQRFSSDFLTPYSIFKWLEINIATNRDEDEPVLTKTEDGAQRLEIRTVHKSKGLEFDTVIIPFTDRRFWRPNNEILFRKNKEVEVGWKLNRSSKSPVYRNHLHNDLSDEEQTELYNEETRLLYVALTRCINRLVVIQIRRKKLSKETWSYLLTLGEGGDV